gttaaaactgtatttttataataacaagTACGTCATGAACACATGATCATTTCATCGACCCGTCCTacgtgttcaaaaaaaaagcctgatttggcagaaacccgcccaatctggcaacacggagctgctccggtcacagagctgttttgagccattttggagtcatttgactttatagcagtgacgaagtacaacaccgttcattcttctaaagctataatgactacatgacgttgtttgttctgtattctaccagaagaagtaaaaaaatagaatattaaggcaaaaacatgacacagattttattttgaagtcacttattttggaacacgtatcgcgtttccttctgggcacccgacttgcttccgtctgcattgacgcggtagggctccggcaagcggaaaaataggatctttgcggaaagagaccggagctccgcagaggctccggaaccggaccggagccgttccgcatccagtgtgcatcgggggtatGTCATACTCCAAAcgcaaataaaatgtgaaagctACACGTTTCCACAAACCACCGTTACACACTCCTGTAACGTGCAAAGCATCTATCGACACACTGACCACGTAACACTCGCCAGGTTGTGTGTTCAGTACCACTGGACCTGATATCCATCAGTATCAATGCATAACGATGGATTTGCTGAgtccaaatgaaatgaaatgaattatATTCCGTCTGTAGCAGAGTGACTGTAGGCGGCTGGTCAAATGTTTCTGCCATAAAGAGACGATCATTTTTATAGTTAATCATTGCTGCATGGTTTCTGCgttcgtctgtgtgtgtgtgtgtttgtgtcttccCTCCCAAAATGTAGAAACTTCATCAGCAATTAGTGTTGAAGTAGCTTCAGTCATAAGAGGCAGAATTGTTTTGAATCCTGCTTCTTGCTCAGTCAGAGCTCAGCTTCGTTTGTATCGGTTTCCCCCGTTTCAAAATGAATCCGTGATTCTTTTTCATCCAGAGAATAATAAATGTTTAGTCTGTGGTTCGGGGAATTTCCTACGTCCCTCCTCGATGGGACGCTGCGTGTTTTACCCTCTGGACATCAATACAACCCTCTCTGCCGTCACTGACCTTGGTCTGCAGAGCTCTGCTTCCAGTGAAGTGCACTCTGGAATATTCCCTCAGGTAGGCTGGAGCCTGAACGACACAGGAGCAAGCTGTCACACACCTCGTCTATGTTTcagggcctgtgtgtgtgtgtgcgcgtgtggtCGACAGTCACCCTGAAGAGCTTCTGGGAGTGCTTGATGAGGAAGGCCATGGTGTTGTTGAGCTTCTTCAGATTGTCTTTGAGGTCTCCAGCAGTCAtctgcagcacagagcagaAGTCAGGAACAACAAACACGACTGAACGCCTCAGTGATCACAGGAAAGACGCAGCTGCTCAGGTCAGCGGGCCGCCGTCAGTCCACGTTAAAGTTAATCAGAAGTAAGCTGGAATTTTAGATTTCACCGATCTGCTCTAAGGAACGTtcacaaacaggaaaatgtcATTTAATGCACTTTTTACAGAATGTTTTCACTGGTAAATTGGTGTTTCTCTTCCCACTAATGCGGAGAAAATGCTCTCGGACCACTGCAGCCTTCAGTGTATCTTTTGTTCTGTATACTAATGCCGTTTCACTACCTAGGTAAATGCACTGCTGCCACCAAGTGGACAAGTCCGGAACAGCAGCTACTTTCACGCCTTGTTTTCTTTAGGTTTCATCCAGCGAACCACATGAAATCCTTTCAAGTTCTGGAAATGGCTGCGAGCTGCATGTTTGACACTAGTCCTCTGAAATATCTGCATCAGTCAAAACTGTCCCATCAAATGagtttcaaatgaaacacaagAAGCAacaagatatatatatatttttttccattatttcacAAAGCACACGCATTTCCTCATAGACATTTTCTATTTCCCAAATAAACCATTATTATATGCCTGATGCGTTACACAGAGTATAACAATgcaagtatgtgtgtgtgtcgtacaTGTCTGGGCCAGAGGAGGTGCGGGGCGAACATGAGGGCCAGGTTGAAGGCGGACATCTTGTTGCGCTCCTGCTGCTTGGCGGTGTGGTAgagcaggtccagcagcagcttgagcAGCGAGCGGTTGgccggcggcagcagcaggaagaggagctgcagggcctCGATCTGCCGCTCCTTGTTGGGAAGCGCCGTCTTGTTGCCCTGGTCGTCGAACAGAGTGATGTCGGCAATCTTCAGGTGGGCGTGGAAGTGCCGGTGGGTCAGCAGGGGCTCGGGCAGCTCTCCCAGGAAGGTCTTGAGCAGCGTGGCCACGTCGTTGGGGTGGAAGTCTCCGGACTCCAGGTCCACGTCGGCGCCGCTGTTCAGGAGCTCCTTCAGGGTCTGCTGCCGCACGCTGTTCCCCGGGACCCGGAAAAGCCCCTCCACGTGCAGATCTGAGGGCGAGAGCCGGGCAGAGCTTCAGGAGGGACTCCAGCTCAAACACCAGATCCACTCAGTCCGTTCACTTCAGTCACGACTTACTTTTGCTGAGGTACTCGATCAGGTGGTAGATCTGCGCGATGCAGCTCTCAGTGAGCGGCGTACCAAACACAACGCCTTTATCTGCAGGAAAATTAACATCGACGTTCAGGACTCGCTCACGCAGCTACgatttcaactgaaaacgcaAAGGCGTCAGTGCGTTTTGGGGTCCGTTCACATGATCACAGTGCCcggagccgctgaaaacacaactataAATGGCTCCCACagtggaactttttggaaacatggtgagaatgaaaaggaaaaaaccaCTGCATGGACACCTCAGCTGAAGCAAATACTTCTGTCTGAGTCACTACACTGTCTGATCAGTCATACACTTTAGATTTCAGATGTGATATTTTAATCCCctttcagaggacagaaaaagtCCAGTTGAGTGTCATTCACTAAATTCAGTGATCTCGCTCTCAGCCTGTGTGAAAAACTTTGCAGATATAATAGTATTCCTCCACTAAAAGACGTGTAACAACAGACGTAGAAAACACGGGGATTCTGACCTTTGCGCTtgaggaagttgaaggaacggAAAAAGCCTCCGTTTCCCCCGGTCGGTGTTTTCGGGCTGTCCTCTCCGATGAGCTGAGCGAACTCCGTCCCGGGAAGGTCGATGAGACGCGTGATGTTACTGAGCACCAGCTCCAGGAACACGTCCGGGTTCTCGTGGCGGAGCTTCTCCACGAAAAAGTCCGGGTTGAAGATGACCGGAGGCCGGCCGGACCGGGAGCCGTCGGCAGACTCCTCGTGACTGATCACCATCCTGCAAGCTGTTCCTCTGGAGGAGGAAAGCAGACGGTCAAGCATGTGGTCACAGGGAAAACCAGACTTCATTCCATTGTTCCCTCACACCTACAGCACTTTAAAGATGAATAATGTGGATcaacattcattttattttcatttgtgttcaacattgaccccccccccccaaaaaaaaaacaacaagaaaaaaagagtgtcCAATGTACAGATTGAGGTAAAGTAGATCAAACAGCTGGAAAATgtgctttcatttcagaaacatgTATTTGGTGGGAAAACGGTAGAAACTGTCTTTTCGGTCATGAAGGGTTCAGAATCATGCTTCAGACCAGAGGGTCTGACCTGGACCGTCATGGAGGTCCTGTATCATCAATCAACCAACAAAACGTGTTTGTTTTTAGTcaaactcttattttgaagatgaGATGTGTAAAGATTGCTCAGGTTCACACGCCATTTGGGAGTAATGCTGAAGACCAAGGCACCTGCCATCTGAGAAATCAATCAACtttccaatattttttttatttaatatttctgTAGTTACAGGATGggaggtgtaaaaaaaaaaagaaagaaacatcttTGATAAATACACTAAATTATCTTTTTAGATTTAATTTACCCTCGGTGTGATTGACCCGGCTGCAGTTGAAATAACAGAATATGAATAAAACAGAATCAAATACTCGATGTATTTCTTTTAATACACTGAATCTGGTGTTGTCAATTACAAAGCACAGAACGTGTTTACATCCGAAAGTGTAACCTGTGTGGGGTAAAGCTGAAAAtactgctggagctgtggctgcagagtgGTTTTGGATCTCCGTGGATGTGATTCACCCTCACATcacagattttctttgttgaaaAGGAAAGTCCTCAACTCAAATGCAGTCCATTGCTGGGATAATACTGCATACATATTCCGGTTTTGGCAGGTAAAAGTACATATTCTCCTCTTGATTTTAGCACATTATGCTCAGATGTTGGTGTAAAACTTTAGACAGTGTACATGGGTCTAATGCTAACATGTAACAGCTAATGTAGATTAGCCCAACGCGCTACCTCCAAGTCTCCAATCATACAATAGCACTGTCGAGTTCAAAGCGACATGACACTCAGAAAATGTGCACATCTCTGGCTCGGACTCGTTATGAATCAGTAATTAATCTaatttatgttgttttaaaaagaagcCGTCGCTCGTTTAAATGGCTGAAGACGGCTAACGGCTGTCTCGTGAGCGTAAAGCGTAAAAATTCCACAAGCTCAGCCCGTTGAGGCCAATAACAAGTCGCGGTTGACCAGAAAGTTATATGAAAGCGAAAATATTGGGTGCAAATTGGCTCCTACCGTCTGTTCCGTGCGTTTTCATCGACCTCCGTTGCCTCCGCGCACCCCGAGCCAGCAGCCATGTTCCGTTTGAATCCTCCGCTCCTGCCCCaaggccacgcccactccaACATTCATTGGTGGATTAACCGGAAATGGCGTGTCCAAACTGTTCTGATTTGCATGTGCCTCTTCGTGATTGGTCGGTTTGAATACAGACTTtgacaagagaaaaacaacatctgtATGCAAAGAGGGCTGCAGGAAGACTAAACAGACCACAAAAGAGGTCCGTTCATTCCAGCCTGCAACTATTGTCAGTACAGTTCTATCTAGTGATGGCaatctgaagctttctgaagcaacAAAGTTTTCAGCACAATTGTATTGAAAAAAGGTTCAGTACTCGaagcttttcaaatcagagcCCAACAAGGACCCCTGGTGGTGAAAGTCAAGGAAAGCATGTCATGCGtcagagctgaatgaatgaatgtgatgtaTGAGTAATTACATGTTTTAAATTATTGAATGATTTGTCCACATCACTAAAACCTAGTATAGCTAATACTTTGATGGCAGCATTTCTATTGTTCATAGGCCAACTTGAATAAAGATGgggatgaaaaagcagagtgttcatatgtatgactgaatgtgtttgaagtgacCAGTACATTTGCTGTGTCTCACATAAGAAGTCGGCAGCAAGCTGACTTATCATTTGAGACACAGTAATTATTAAGGTATCATGAGAGATGGTGGAAGTGAATTGACGTTGGCAGATGCTGGCCACAAACTAAACACTGGacctagaaaaataaattacaaatgagggatgttttttaaagaagtgaTTTGGTCTGACAAAACAATACTTTACATATGACATATTGTTGCAACTGGCAACCAACCACcccaaatatatttcaaagtctAACATTaagaatgaacaaaatgtagGCATAACACATTTGCTCATAACACCCTTGTTGggtgaaatgaaatcaaatcaaagtgttcCAAAACTTCAGAACGTCCTCTTTTTGTCACAGGCTCCATATCAAATCTATATTCACTGTCTCTCACTGTCTCTCCACTCACAAACTGTCTCCACaacccacaaacagctgcagcgcgTTTTAAACCTGTGAAGCAGCGGCTGAAGCGTCACGTGGGTGTGCGCGAATGAAGCTTCAGACGTCACGGATCACGTGATTATCAGGAAACGAATCAAGCTCCGATACAAAGCTCCACTGAGAAGAGGTTCATTTTTTCAACACATGCTTCGAAGCTTCGGTGTCACGGTTAACATCACTAGTTCTATCTTCGATCCGCAACTAACAGCCACATATCTTAAAAATGTTATACAGACAGAGTTCAAGAGGAGAAATGACGCAAGTATGCAGTTTTGAGCTGCAAGAACATTAAACAGACCTGAAACGGTCTGTTTTTCCTCAGTCTGCATCAATTATCTGAAACTAATGGTATCAGTGCTATTTCCATGTTTGATCACTCGCATATCCTGTAAATGTCACATAGGTCGAGATCTAAAATAAAGCATATGCAGGACGACATGTAACAGCGGGGCATTGACAACATAATGATTTCAAATTAGaataaaacaactgcaaaagAGGGTATGCATGTTCTCTTTGTATGTCTGTGGTTTTCCTCAAcgtttcctcccacagaccCAAAACAAGTGTGTCAGTTTAACTGGTGACTCACTCGGTGTgaacctgagtgtgtgtggttgtctgtgatgaactggcagAGGGGACGAAGCTGTTGTTAAAGCGGGAGGTTCCAGTCCGGATGGACCGTAGCCTCCTGTCAGAGGGGAGAGGGACAAACAGACTGTGTCCGGGATGAGAGGGATCGGCTGTGATCCGTCCAGCACGTCTGCGAGTCCTGGCGACGTACAGGTCCTTTAGAGGTGGAAGCGTGCAGCCGTTCGCACAGTGCGCTGTGATCTGAGTCTGTCCCTTTCGGTGGCTCCAGCATACCACACAGTGATGGAGGTGGTGAGGATGACTTCGATGATGGCCGTGTAAAACTGCACCAACATCTTAGTGGGCAGCTTGAGTTTCCCCAGCTGTCGCAGGAAGAACATCCTCAGCTGGGCCTTCTTGATGAGGGAGCTGATGGTTGGCTCCCACAGGAGGTCCTGGGTGATGTGGTGCCCAGGAAACGGAAAGAGTCCACAGTGAAGATTGGAGTGTCTGTTAGGGCAAGGGGGGGCGGTGGGGCTGTGACTTTCCTGAAGTCCAAGATCATCTCCACTGTCTTCTGGGTGTTCAGCTCCAGGTTGTTGCGGCTTCACCAGGACACCAGCCGGTCCACCTCCCTCCTGTAGGCCGACTCGTCGCCATCGGAGATGAGCCCAACGAGGTTGgtgtcgtcccccccccccgctaaAACTAAACATTGAAGAGACCCAGTGTGGTGCTGTTGGATTGAAATCGTAAGatttctcattctgtctggcaTCAGCTTATCAAAATATAGCTGTTCACTtagaaagaaaaaggtcttttGTCCCAGGTTTGTGCCCTAAATCAAAAGTCACTGGCTCATGCTTTCACTGCTTCATGGACTCTTCTGACAAATTAAATATAATCATTACAAAATATTATTTCTAAATATACAGTGGGGAATGGGGATACTGTAATAGATACTAGATAGTGGAGAGGTTTGTAATCAGTATATGTATTTACAACATGAAAAGCTCAAAGGAGACAACAAATAGCAGCAGGTATGTAAAGTTTTAATGTATCACAATGAGGTACAGGATTCACAGGATTCATTTGGGTTTATTCTCTTTAGAACGAACAGAAGTAAAACATAGTGAGTGAGTTCACTCTttggccctgtttacatgacaacaacaGAAAGTGACAACAATTTTGTTTTGTGCTtggaaccactgaaaatgcagcttttgaaAGTGCTCCGACTCCATGCCTGTAGAAACAgggaaaactgaatttcttgtAACCTCTGTGGCTCTGTGTCCGTGTAGATGGACGAATCGATGCGTTTTTGGAGGAAACGTCATGTGAACACAGTCATAAACACTGTGCTATCTCCGCTGCTTGTCATCCAGCAGAGTCTCAGACAGTTAAAGTTCATGACCGGTGGCGGTGACTGGCACACAAGTCTTCAGCTTGCAGCTTTTTTCTCACCTCAGGAGGAACAACATTAAGAGGAAGGGAAGTATCACACTGTTCATGGTCAGATCGCAAAGAAGCGACAAGGGAACAAGTTCACCTGCTGATCGCACCCATCTCTGTAAGATTCCTCCAACTTTTGTCCATTTCAAGCAATGATTTTAGAAGCTAATTTCCTGgttgtgttttttaatgttttaagcTGATGTGTTTTTAGGAGTTTGCAGCCGCAGAGCAGAGACGAGGAGATCAACATGAGTTTGAAAGAAGCAGAAAGAGGATTTGTGATCTGCCTTCTCATTCTCTCAGGTACTTTATGTTGATCTTATTTTTCTGGTTCATTATGTATGATAATAGTGTTTAATGTTCATTTTCAGCATCATAACTTTAGCTTTAACTGTAAAGTTAATTAAATAACAAATTGTCTGTTGATCTACTTTTTTTCATTGTCTGTGCAAAACTAAGTCATTACTTTCCTCTGttataaaaacattaaataagtATTTTAATTTAGACCCACATGTCTCGATCAAAGTTCGGACTTGAAAAGTGAATTTTAGAGAAACAACACTCTAAAATAATTTATTCTGATGCTGTCAGCTTTTTAATTTTTGGATAACTGGACGTTTTTTATGTGACTATAAATATCCCTTCTTTTATAAGCTGTATCAAACCATTGCTGAAATTGCCCCATAGCAGTACTATTTTCCTATTTTCTGGTTTATTGTAAGCAAGGCTTCTTGTAATTATCAGTTCAACACAATATTGCCCCAAAGTCCAGTTCAGCTCCACTTCCTTTACGATGTGTACATAAGTGACACAACCTGACATGGAACTTTCACACTTCACAACTCATTGCCTTTGTCAGTACTGTTTTCACAATAGCTGTGTGGTTAGATTGGTAAATTTACCCAGAAAAACCTGCAAGAAAATATAAGTATCAGACTGAACAATtaaaacctgaaagaaaaaaaaaaactcactgatTTTGtgatgaagggatgagaagTGGTGCCATCCAAAATTCTTTCcaatattgtatttttctgcAATATAAATTGCACATTCTTGGAGAGTCAGCAGCAGAAGCATCAGAAAGAGTTTGAGGAACTTGTGTGGGAGATAAGCTGAGAAACTGTCACTTAACTGTGACGAAGAAGAAGTTTGCACCATAAGTGATAGCACGTGCTAACACAAGTATTTATATGAGGGCTTTGTTCGAGACCGTGTTCGTTTGAAGAATATCTGCTATTGCTTCCACGTTGGATTGTTGATAGTCACAATCAAGTGATTAGATGAAGCACTGAGGCCCTTTTTGCACAAACCTGTTGAGCAGACGAAGTAATAAAACCTTTCACAATATGGAAGACAAGTGGTCCAAGAGTCAAAAAGAATCTGAGGTACAACACAGAAAACCCCTCAGAATCCAGTTTAGAAATCAAAGTCATGGAGAATCAGCTGAACGAATGACCCTCTTCACAACCTTTTTAAGCAAACTGATAAAGAATGCAAGCAATAAAGTCAGTGACTCACAGTGAGCTGTAACACCTCCTTGCCTTTCCCTGATCACATCTGATCTCGGAAGCTAAGGGTCAGGCCCGGTCAGTACCTGGTTGGGAGACAGCGAGGGAATACCTGGAATTCTAGGTGAATACAGTTAGAGGTTGCATGGCCGATGGTGAGAGTCGGTGGCTGCAGGGCTGATGTTGAAAAATACAGCTAATGTGGAAGGGCAGAAAGTTGTAATTCTGGAATAATTCCAGTAGGGGCCGATGAAGTTGGTTCCAAAACCATATAAAGCGCctggtttcagaacattttTTGGCCTCTATTACTAGTTTCCACAACTGAGTCATCTTGACCAGAGTCTAATTTTCATGTAAATCaactgttgattttattttatgagttttgCATAAATCTGCCTaccacagcgcctcctctgtccaagtgatgcagtcatgtgacGGGCTTGACCAATGACACATCTGCATCAAATGTTAAATATagagacgtcctgctcaaatcctcaaaatGGGATTTCAGAACACCATGGGTGAAGCCACGTAGTA
The nucleotide sequence above comes from Salarias fasciatus chromosome 6, fSalaFa1.1, whole genome shotgun sequence. Encoded proteins:
- the arhgap19 gene encoding rho GTPase-activating protein 19: MAAGSGCAEATEVDENARNRRGTACRMVISHEESADGSRSGRPPVIFNPDFFVEKLRHENPDVFLELVLSNITRLIDLPGTEFAQLIGEDSPKTPTGGNGGFFRSFNFLKRKDKGVVFGTPLTESCIAQIYHLIEYLSKNLHVEGLFRVPGNSVRQQTLKELLNSGADVDLESGDFHPNDVATLLKTFLGELPEPLLTHRHFHAHLKIADITLFDDQGNKTALPNKERQIEALQLLFLLLPPANRSLLKLLLDLLYHTAKQQERNKMSAFNLALMFAPHLLWPRHMTAGDLKDNLKKLNNTMAFLIKHSQKLFRAPAYLREYSRVHFTGSRALQTKDDLDLLAASSSPAQRMVLPLKRPAALCGSGSGSGAQEQVQSPAQQYTEEALKELFRHVHHNMPDSAKKKKLVRQLVKQTTSGTPTTEQHRVAPAASKKHPRSRSFGGLIKRRARGEQLTSERRVRHISPEAVGKENVVLQAVNSPMNGLVLGRAGLVVKNPDFVFHKDKSLKVSKDSPAASRMCLTPDQQGAL